A window of the Lolium perenne isolate Kyuss_39 chromosome 7, Kyuss_2.0, whole genome shotgun sequence genome harbors these coding sequences:
- the LOC127317660 gene encoding protein PHOSPHATE-INDUCED 1 homolog has protein sequence MAKESLLILLLMVVATNMAAASVSTRKLMFLVQPQPNQLTYHNGAVLQGDIPVSVIWYGRFTAAQKAVISDFLVSLSAAPRAAPAPSVSQWWSSIHQLYLSKAAATVGKSGGQSTGVAKIARVVLSGQVSDEACSLGKSLKLSQLPALAARARPAKGGIALVLTAQDVAVEGFCMSRCGRHGPVDAKADTAYVWAGNSATQCPGQCAWPFHQPAYGPQSTPLVPPNGDVGMDGLVINVASMVAGAVTNPFGDGFYQGDRAAPLEAATACPGVYGKGAYPGYAGQLLVDSATGASYNANGERGRKYLLPALFDPATSACSTLV, from the coding sequence ATGGCCAAGGAAAGCCTTCTCATCCTGCTACTAATGGTGGTTGCCACAAACATGGCAGCCGCGTCAGTTAGCACCAGGAAGCTGATGTTCCTGGTCCAGCCCCAGCCCAACCAACTCACGTACCACAACGGCGCCGTGTTGCAAGGCGACATCCCCGTGTCCGTCATATGGTACGGCCGCTTCACGGCGGCGCAGAAGGCAGTCATCTCGGACTTCCTCGTCTCCCTCTCCGCCGCGCCGAGGGCGGCCCCGGCGCCGTCTGTCTCCCAGTGGTGGAGCAGCATCCACCAGCTGTATCTGTCCAAGGCGGCGGCCACCGTTGGCAAGAGTGGAGGACAGAGCACAGGCGTTGCCAAGATCGCGCGGGTGGTCCTGTCCGGCCAGGTCTCCGACGAGGCGTGCTCGTTGGGAAAGAGCCTGAAGCTGTCCCAGCTCCCGGCGCTGGCGGCCAGGGCAAGGCCTGCGAAGGGCGGCATCGCGCTGGTGCTGACGGCGCAGGACGTGGCCGTGGAGGGCTTCTGCATGAGCCGGTGCGGCCGGCACGGGCCCGTGGACGCGAAGGCCGACACAGCGTACGTCTGGGCAGGAAACTCGGCGACGCAGTGCCCCGGGCAGTGCGCGTGGCCGTTCCACCAACCGGCGTACGGGCCCCAGTCGACGCCGCTGGTGCCGCCGAACGGCGACGTGGGCATGGACGGGCTGGTGATCAACGTGGCCAGCATGGTCGCCGGCGCGGTGACCAACCCGTTCGGCGACGGGTTCTACCAGGGCGACCGAGCCGCGCCGCTGGAGGCCGCCACGGCGTGCCCGGGGGTGTACGGCAAGGGCGCGTACCCTGGGTACGCCGGCCAGCTGCTGGTGGACTCGGCCACCGGGGCGAGCTACAACGCCAACGGCGAGCGCGGCCGGAAGTACCTGCTCCCGGCGCTGTTCGATCCAGCCACGTCCGCCTGCTCCACGCTGGTGTAG